In Bradyrhizobium sp. CCBAU 051011, the following are encoded in one genomic region:
- a CDS encoding ribulose bisphosphate carboxylase small subunit — translation MRITQGCFSFLPDLTDEQITRQVQYCLGKGWAVNIEFTDDPHPRNNFWEMWGLPMFDLPDAAGVLMELNECRKVYGDRYIRMSAYDSSHGWESLRLSFIVNRPKDEPGFRLERHEMAGRNIRYTTTSYAADRPEGRRYG, via the coding sequence ATGCGTATCACTCAGGGATGTTTTTCGTTTCTGCCTGATCTTACCGATGAGCAGATCACCCGGCAGGTGCAGTATTGCCTCGGCAAGGGATGGGCGGTGAACATCGAATTCACCGACGATCCGCACCCGCGCAATAATTTTTGGGAGATGTGGGGCCTGCCGATGTTCGACCTGCCCGATGCCGCGGGCGTGCTGATGGAACTCAACGAGTGCCGCAAGGTCTATGGCGATCGCTACATCCGGATGTCGGCCTACGATTCCAGCCATGGCTGGGAGTCGCTGCGGCTGTCGTTCATCGTCAACCGGCCGAAGGATGAGCCCGGCTTCCGCCTCGAACGCCACGAGATGGCCGGCCGCAACATCAGGTACACGACGACATCCTATGCCGCCGACCGCCCGGAGGGCCGGCGCTACGGGTAA